The proteins below come from a single Nitrospirae bacterium CG2_30_53_67 genomic window:
- a CDS encoding magnesium and cobalt transport protein CorA, giving the protein MSKITKKRSQKAGLPPGTLVHIGEKKTEKLKITIMDYNETQLEEKEAQTVEECLPFKERPTVTWINIDGVHDLKIIEKIGQLFKLHALTLEDIVNTEQRPKMEDFPEYIFIVMKMLYWDKAAHRIETEQVSLVLGSNFVISFQEEKERDVFNPIRERIRKSNMKIRKMGADYLAYSLIDAVVDSYFLILEHIGEWIEEIEEVLVSAPRTETMHAIHGLKKEMILLRKSVWPLREVVNSLERGESPLIKESTGIFLRDVYDHTIQAMDTIEIFRDMTSGMLDLYLSSISNKMNEVMKVLTVIATLFIPTTFIVGVYGMNFEYMPELKWRYGYLLTWMVIIGVTSAMLFYFKKKKWY; this is encoded by the coding sequence ATGTCTAAAATAACCAAGAAAAGATCTCAAAAGGCCGGACTCCCGCCGGGAACCCTGGTCCACATAGGCGAGAAAAAAACGGAGAAGCTTAAAATTACAATCATGGATTATAATGAAACACAATTAGAAGAGAAAGAAGCTCAAACGGTTGAAGAATGCCTACCCTTCAAGGAGAGGCCGACGGTCACATGGATCAACATAGACGGCGTTCATGATCTTAAGATCATAGAAAAGATCGGGCAGCTTTTTAAACTGCATGCCCTGACCCTCGAGGACATCGTGAATACGGAACAGCGGCCGAAGATGGAGGATTTCCCTGAATATATATTTATCGTCATGAAGATGCTTTACTGGGACAAGGCAGCCCACCGGATTGAGACCGAACAGGTCAGCCTGGTGCTCGGTTCAAACTTCGTGATCTCCTTTCAGGAGGAGAAAGAAAGGGACGTCTTCAATCCCATCCGGGAAAGGATCCGGAAATCAAACATGAAAATCCGGAAGATGGGAGCCGACTATCTGGCTTACTCCCTGATCGATGCCGTGGTAGACAGCTACTTCTTGATCCTGGAGCATATCGGAGAGTGGATCGAGGAGATTGAAGAAGTGCTGGTAAGCGCCCCCAGGACGGAAACCATGCATGCGATCCACGGCCTGAAGAAAGAGATGATCCTGTTACGGAAGTCGGTCTGGCCTCTCCGGGAGGTTGTGAACAGCCTTGAGAGAGGCGAATCCCCCCTGATCAAGGAGTCCACCGGGATCTTCCTCCGGGACGTGTACGACCATACCATCCAGGCCATGGATACCATCGAGATATTCCGTGACATGACCTCGGGTATGCTCGACCTCTACCTGTCGAGCATCAGCAACAAAATGAACGAGGTCATGAAGGTCTTGACCGTCATCGCCACCCTGTTCATTCCCACTACGTTCATCGTTGGTGTTTACGGAATGAATTTCGAATACATGCCGGAACTGAAATGGCGTTATGGATATCTTCTCACCTGGATGGTGATCATCGGGGTCACATCGGCCATGCTGTTCTATTTCAAGAAGAAAAAATGGTACTGA